One segment of Methylotenera versatilis 79 DNA contains the following:
- a CDS encoding RodZ domain-containing protein: protein MARKNTDNDEAKKTVELENVNTITASATDANQSDAYSRSRCGGALRIAREKQGLSLNDVASKLKISNKQIEAIEADNFSALPESTIVRGFIRNYAKLLKLEADPLLDAYNVLVPSKQPLAFMLKPSSTMKVTGYKKPKTGRYIALVVLFILAIAAWLFYQHYIEKPSPTVPTANADKLESLPQQALPAAERTEQPAEIAPAGDVAPSTEITLPPPASGDVSGVNQTPATTSSNPTPTQPVANTSATASAQLVLNPATPVNAPVADVGLIHLEFAASQETWVSVTDASGKQIYNKIIFAGSRQTVEAKPPLDLVFGNAAGASLMVNGKSVDLAPHTRVNVARLKLE, encoded by the coding sequence ATGGCACGTAAAAATACCGATAATGATGAAGCGAAAAAAACAGTTGAACTGGAAAATGTGAATACAATCACCGCCTCAGCTACTGATGCCAATCAGTCGGATGCTTATTCACGTTCGCGTTGCGGCGGCGCTTTGCGTATCGCGCGTGAAAAGCAAGGCTTGTCGTTAAATGATGTGGCGAGCAAACTTAAAATAAGCAATAAGCAGATTGAGGCGATTGAAGCGGATAATTTTTCAGCGTTGCCAGAATCCACAATTGTGAGAGGATTCATTCGCAACTACGCCAAATTACTTAAGCTAGAAGCAGACCCGTTGTTAGATGCCTACAATGTTTTGGTGCCAAGTAAGCAGCCTTTGGCTTTTATGCTAAAACCCAGCAGCACCATGAAAGTGACAGGCTATAAAAAGCCCAAAACAGGGCGATATATTGCATTAGTTGTACTATTTATATTGGCAATAGCTGCATGGCTTTTTTATCAGCATTATATTGAAAAACCAAGTCCGACTGTACCAACTGCTAATGCTGATAAATTAGAATCGTTGCCGCAGCAAGCTTTGCCAGCAGCGGAGCGGACTGAGCAGCCCGCTGAAATTGCACCTGCAGGTGACGTTGCTCCATCTACTGAAATTACACTTCCACCGCCTGCGTCTGGGGATGTTTCAGGAGTGAATCAAACTCCTGCTACAACATCATCGAATCCAACACCAACGCAACCAGTGGCCAATACTTCTGCTACTGCAAGTGCACAACTAGTTTTAAATCCCGCAACGCCAGTTAATGCGCCAGTTGCTGATGTCGGTTTGATTCACCTAGAGTTCGCTGCTAGCCAAGAAACATGGGTGAGCGTGACAGATGCAAGCGGAAAACAGATTTACAATAAAATCATTTTTGCGGGCAGTCGTCAAACAGTAGAAGCCAAGCCGCCTTTGGATTTAGTGTTTGGTAATGCCGCCGGCGCGAGTTTAATGGTGAACGGAAAATCCGTCGATTTGGCGCCGCATACGCGCGTGAATGTTGCGCGACTAAAGTTAGAATAA
- the pilW gene encoding type IV pilus biogenesis/stability protein PilW: protein MKLSLTSVDLASLRKLIHVKSIKMLAFGLLTLPLAACVTTTQSSSQGIYGESADTERARAHSDLAAAYLQQSKYEIALNEFTIATKIDPNYSPAYNGLALVQAALGEDAKADANFKKAIQTDPKSSESHNNYGSFLCARKRYDESITHFLEAVKNPLYATPNLAYANAGICSARKNDTANAEIYLNKALQLQPLTYSAAYQLAEIQFKRGEVVAAKTSLQNVLIAASSPEALWLAIKIERVLGGRDNEASYALQLRQQYPKSEQTGWLISGQ from the coding sequence ATGAAGTTAAGTTTAACAAGCGTAGATTTAGCAAGTTTAAGGAAATTGATACACGTAAAATCAATAAAAATGCTGGCATTTGGGTTGTTAACTTTGCCATTAGCAGCTTGCGTAACTACCACGCAAAGTAGTAGCCAGGGTATTTACGGCGAATCTGCTGATACCGAACGCGCACGCGCACATAGCGATTTAGCCGCAGCTTATTTGCAGCAGAGTAAATATGAAATCGCATTAAATGAATTTACTATCGCTACGAAGATCGACCCGAATTATTCGCCAGCCTATAATGGTTTGGCATTGGTACAAGCGGCTTTGGGTGAAGATGCTAAAGCGGATGCTAATTTTAAAAAAGCCATTCAGACTGATCCTAAGAGTTCGGAATCACATAATAATTACGGTAGCTTTTTGTGTGCAAGAAAACGCTATGATGAATCGATTACGCATTTTTTAGAGGCGGTAAAAAATCCGCTTTATGCGACGCCAAATTTGGCCTACGCCAATGCGGGGATTTGTTCTGCACGTAAAAACGATACTGCAAATGCGGAAATCTATTTGAATAAAGCGCTGCAATTACAGCCATTAACGTATTCAGCGGCTTATCAATTGGCAGAAATCCAATTTAAACGTGGTGAGGTAGTCGCTGCAAAAACTAGTCTGCAAAATGTTTTAATCGCTGCGTCCAGCCCAGAGGCATTGTGGTTGGCTATTAAGATTGAGCGTGTTTTAGGTGGGCGAGATAATGAGGCGAGCTATGCGCTGCAATTGCGTCAGCAGTATCCAAAATCTGAACAAACTGGCTGGTTAATAAGCGGTCAATAA